A stretch of the Kroppenstedtia eburnea genome encodes the following:
- the murA gene encoding UDP-N-acetylglucosamine 1-carboxyvinyltransferase has protein sequence MEQFVIKGGKPLYGTIRVQGAKNAALPILAATLLAGGFHEIRDVPRLSDIDVMDRILRALGVKARWDGNRVKLETSTLKTTRIPEVLMQQMRSSIFLMGPLLARTGEVIVTRPGGCAIGARPIDLHLKGLRLLGAEIQEDHGHIRCSAGKLTGADIHLDLPSVGATENIMMAAVCAEGETVIRNAAREPEIVDLQRFLNRMGADVHGAGTDKVVIRGVRQLHPVSYEIIPDRIVAGTLAVAAVVTGGEILLTHVIPDHMQSTLQLLERAGAQLKSEGDALWVRGGARLKAVGDVVTEPYPGFPTDMQPQIVVLLSLTEGKSKLSEKIFNGRLKHVHELIRMGADLTARDNQVEIRGVPHLSGAVVEATDLRAGAALVTAGLAASGTTHVHGLNHIDRGYERLDATLQLLGGQIQRYHGKVASL, from the coding sequence TTGGAGCAGTTTGTCATTAAAGGCGGGAAACCTCTGTACGGCACCATACGGGTTCAAGGTGCCAAAAATGCAGCTCTTCCCATCCTGGCTGCGACACTGTTGGCCGGGGGGTTCCATGAAATCCGGGATGTCCCCCGCCTTTCCGACATCGATGTGATGGATCGCATTTTGCGGGCGCTGGGTGTCAAAGCGCGCTGGGATGGAAACCGTGTCAAGTTGGAGACGTCCACCCTGAAAACGACGCGGATTCCCGAAGTGTTAATGCAACAGATGCGATCCTCCATCTTCTTGATGGGGCCGCTTCTCGCCCGGACGGGGGAAGTGATCGTCACCCGCCCCGGAGGATGTGCAATCGGGGCCCGACCCATCGATCTTCATCTGAAAGGGTTGCGGCTGCTGGGAGCCGAGATCCAGGAGGATCACGGCCACATCCGTTGCTCTGCCGGAAAGTTGACAGGTGCGGATATCCACTTGGATCTCCCCAGTGTGGGAGCGACGGAAAACATCATGATGGCGGCGGTTTGTGCCGAAGGGGAAACCGTGATTCGAAACGCCGCCCGGGAACCGGAAATTGTCGACTTGCAACGTTTCCTGAACCGGATGGGTGCCGACGTTCACGGGGCCGGCACCGACAAGGTGGTGATCCGCGGTGTCCGACAGCTTCATCCGGTCTCATACGAAATCATTCCGGATCGTATCGTGGCCGGCACATTGGCCGTTGCCGCCGTTGTCACAGGCGGAGAGATCTTGTTGACCCACGTCATCCCGGATCATATGCAATCCACCCTTCAGTTGTTGGAGCGTGCGGGTGCTCAGCTGAAAAGTGAGGGGGATGCTTTGTGGGTTCGTGGGGGTGCCCGGTTGAAGGCGGTGGGCGATGTGGTGACGGAGCCTTATCCGGGATTTCCCACGGATATGCAGCCCCAGATCGTCGTTTTGTTATCCCTGACCGAGGGGAAGAGCAAATTATCCGAGAAGATCTTTAACGGGCGTTTGAAACATGTCCATGAGTTGATACGGATGGGAGCGGATCTTACCGCCCGTGACAATCAGGTGGAGATCCGGGGAGTGCCCCATCTGAGCGGAGCCGTCGTGGAAGCGACGGACCTGCGGGCAGGGGCGGCTCTGGTCACTGCCGGATTGGCCGCCAGTGGAACCACTCATGTACATGGACTCAACCATATTGACCGGGGATATGAACGGCTGGATGCCACCCTTCAGCTTCTGGGTGGACAGATTCAGCGCTATCATGGAAAAGTAGCCTCACTATAA
- the murB gene encoding UDP-N-acetylmuramate dehydrogenase — protein METIAQEMKQADIRDVRINEPLSRHTTWKVGGPADLLVYPADKGELERAMSVIRKHGLPWRVIGRGSNLLVRDGGIRGAVIKMGNGLDHLQVEGDRVTAGGGYSFVKLSVMVARHGLTGLEFAGGIPGTVGGAVFMNAGAHGAEVCEVLEKAEVLLENGEWAVFHNEELQFSYRTSILQKERRGVVTEATFQLKEGNREEVAAVMARFKDRRRQTQPLQDRCAGSVFRNPPGDHSGRLIEAAGLKGYRIGDAEVSTRHANFIINRGNATANDVLTLIRHIIGTIEQKYGVTLVPEVQVVGEG, from the coding sequence TTGGAAACAATCGCTCAGGAAATGAAGCAGGCCGATATCCGGGATGTACGCATCAATGAACCGCTGTCCCGCCATACGACATGGAAAGTGGGCGGTCCCGCCGATCTTTTGGTCTACCCCGCGGACAAGGGTGAACTGGAGCGGGCCATGTCCGTGATCCGCAAACACGGCCTCCCCTGGCGGGTGATCGGCAGGGGATCCAACCTGTTGGTACGGGATGGCGGAATCCGTGGTGCCGTGATCAAAATGGGGAACGGATTGGACCATTTGCAGGTGGAGGGAGACCGTGTCACCGCAGGAGGCGGGTATTCCTTTGTCAAATTGTCGGTGATGGTGGCCAGACACGGCTTGACCGGACTGGAATTTGCCGGTGGAATTCCCGGTACCGTCGGGGGTGCGGTGTTCATGAATGCCGGTGCCCACGGGGCCGAAGTCTGTGAAGTGCTGGAAAAAGCGGAAGTTCTCCTGGAAAACGGGGAGTGGGCTGTATTTCATAACGAAGAACTTCAATTCAGCTACCGCACTTCCATCCTGCAAAAGGAAAGGCGTGGGGTGGTGACAGAGGCCACATTTCAACTGAAGGAAGGAAATCGGGAGGAAGTGGCGGCGGTCATGGCCCGGTTCAAGGATCGGCGCAGACAGACCCAGCCCTTGCAAGATCGTTGTGCGGGAAGTGTTTTTCGGAATCCGCCGGGGGATCATTCCGGCCGTCTGATCGAAGCTGCGGGGCTGAAAGGATACCGGATCGGTGATGCAGAAGTGTCCACCCGGCATGCCAATTTCATCATCAATCGCGGGAACGCGACGGCAAACGATGTTCTCACCCTGATTAGGCACATCATCGGAACCATTGAGCAGAAGTACGGTGTCACTCTGGTACCGGAAGTTCAGGTGGTGGGCGAGGGGTAG
- the murG gene encoding undecaprenyldiphospho-muramoylpentapeptide beta-N-acetylglucosaminyltransferase → MMNRLMLSGGGTGGHIYPALSIAKAFRLRNPEAEIGYIGTQNGLEAKIVPKEEGIQFFHVEIQGFRRKISLDNLQTLAKFVRAVRDSKQYIRQFQPEAVVGTGGYVSGPALYAAAQLGIPTLIVEPDVLPGLTTRFLSRYVDVVAISLSGSEKHLTKAKRVLHTGNPRGTEVTHAQAGKGKEALGIAGEDKPLVLIFGGSRGAKPINDAVNEMVPWIREAGHLHFVYVTGEVHYDEVTAKIESDGEIPNLTIRPFLYNMPDVLAATSLVVGRAGASTLAELTALGIPSILIPSPYVTNNHQEANARWLEGQGAGRMILEQELTGEKLWSTIREIVEDSGCRQQMSEAARKLGRPDAAEVIVDELEQLSRGKS, encoded by the coding sequence ATGATGAACAGACTCATGCTCTCCGGAGGAGGAACCGGTGGACATATATACCCCGCGCTGTCGATTGCCAAGGCTTTCCGCCTTCGCAATCCGGAAGCGGAGATTGGATATATCGGAACTCAAAACGGATTGGAAGCCAAAATTGTTCCCAAAGAGGAAGGAATCCAGTTCTTTCATGTGGAAATCCAGGGGTTTCGCCGCAAGATTTCTTTGGATAATCTGCAGACCTTGGCCAAATTTGTCCGTGCTGTCCGCGATTCCAAGCAGTATATCCGTCAATTTCAGCCGGAGGCGGTGGTGGGCACCGGCGGGTATGTGAGCGGGCCGGCCCTGTATGCAGCCGCCCAGCTGGGAATCCCGACATTGATCGTGGAACCCGATGTATTGCCGGGGCTGACCACCCGCTTCCTCTCCCGGTACGTGGATGTGGTGGCGATCAGCTTGAGCGGATCGGAGAAGCATCTGACCAAGGCGAAACGCGTCCTCCACACCGGGAACCCCCGGGGAACCGAAGTCACCCATGCCCAGGCGGGGAAGGGCAAAGAAGCTCTCGGTATCGCAGGAGAGGACAAGCCTTTGGTACTCATCTTCGGCGGCAGCCGGGGTGCCAAGCCGATCAATGACGCTGTCAATGAGATGGTGCCCTGGATCCGGGAAGCGGGCCACCTCCATTTTGTCTATGTGACAGGCGAAGTGCATTATGATGAGGTTACTGCTAAGATAGAGAGCGACGGGGAGATTCCCAATCTGACCATCCGGCCTTTTCTCTACAATATGCCCGATGTACTCGCGGCCACTTCCCTGGTGGTCGGACGGGCAGGGGCTTCCACTTTGGCGGAACTGACGGCACTTGGAATTCCGTCGATCCTGATCCCATCCCCCTACGTCACCAACAACCACCAGGAAGCCAACGCCCGTTGGTTGGAAGGACAGGGGGCCGGCCGCATGATCCTCGAGCAAGAGTTGACCGGTGAGAAGCTGTGGAGCACCATCCGCGAGATTGTGGAGGATTCCGGGTGCCGTCAGCAGATGAGTGAAGCGGCGCGTAAACTGGGGCGACCGGATGCAGCGGAGGTGATCGTCGATGAGCTGGAACAATTATCCCGCGGAAAAAGCTGA
- the spoVE gene encoding stage V sporulation protein E — MAKPRSAPDMVIIIVILLLLTIGVIMVYSASAAYSHHKFGDSFFYAKRQMLFAALGVFLMWVVSRLDPGLFYRWAKPGLIICFFLLVLVLIPGVGMVRGGARSWLGIGAFSIQPSEFTKLAVILFLARYLSDHARQTDTFTRGMLMPLTYSGAAFALIMMQPDLGTGTVLMGTAAVLIYTAGARMKYLFSLCMAGAVGFAGLVLAAPYRIKRITAFLDPWQDPLGAGYQVIQSLFAIGPGGLMGLGLGLSRQKHLYLPEPHTDFIFSILAEELGFLGAGTVIVLFAVLVWRGLRVAIMAPDQFHSLIAAGVTGMIVIQAVINIGVVTGAFPVTGITLPFLSYGGSSLTLTLAAVGILLNLSRYTD, encoded by the coding sequence ATGGCCAAACCGCGGAGTGCACCGGATATGGTGATTATCATCGTGATCCTGCTGTTATTGACGATCGGCGTCATCATGGTGTACAGTGCCAGTGCCGCTTATTCCCACCATAAGTTTGGTGACAGCTTCTTTTATGCGAAGCGCCAGATGCTGTTTGCCGCTTTGGGCGTTTTTTTGATGTGGGTTGTATCCAGGTTGGATCCCGGGCTCTTTTACCGCTGGGCCAAACCGGGTCTGATCATCTGTTTTTTTCTGTTGGTGCTGGTTCTGATCCCCGGTGTCGGCATGGTGCGTGGTGGTGCCCGCAGTTGGTTGGGGATCGGAGCCTTCAGCATTCAACCCTCGGAGTTTACGAAGTTGGCCGTCATCCTGTTTCTGGCCCGTTATCTGTCGGATCATGCCCGTCAGACTGATACTTTCACCCGGGGGATGTTGATGCCGCTGACATACTCCGGGGCCGCTTTTGCCCTGATCATGATGCAGCCGGATCTGGGGACCGGGACGGTCCTGATGGGAACGGCAGCGGTGTTGATCTATACGGCGGGCGCAAGGATGAAGTATCTGTTCAGTCTTTGCATGGCGGGAGCGGTCGGCTTTGCCGGTCTGGTGTTGGCAGCACCTTACCGGATCAAGCGGATCACTGCCTTTCTCGATCCCTGGCAAGACCCCCTGGGAGCAGGTTATCAGGTGATCCAGTCCCTGTTTGCCATCGGACCGGGAGGTTTGATGGGGTTGGGGCTGGGACTCAGCCGGCAGAAACATTTGTATCTGCCCGAACCGCACACGGACTTTATCTTTTCCATCCTTGCGGAAGAACTGGGTTTTCTCGGTGCCGGAACCGTGATTGTCCTCTTTGCCGTGCTGGTGTGGAGAGGGCTCCGGGTGGCGATTATGGCCCCGGATCAGTTTCACAGTTTGATTGCCGCCGGGGTGACGGGGATGATCGTGATTCAGGCCGTGATCAACATCGGGGTGGTGACGGGGGCGTTCCCGGTGACCGGGATCACCCTCCCCTTTCTGAGTTACGGCGGCTCTTCTCTCACCCTGACCCTGGCGGCGGTGGGGATCCTGTTAAACCTGTCCCGCTACACCGATTGA